The Chloroflexus aggregans DSM 9485 genome segment CCGAGCAGGACAGCAAAGCTGATAAGGAGGATGCGATAGATAGGTGGTAGCGACATAGAACAATTCTCTGCCCAGACGTTAATCGCTTGCCATCTGTCGTTTCCACAGCGGTTCACCCACAGCCTGTTCGCGCGGCTTGGGTTCAGTCATCGGTAGTGGCATCGGTTGTTTGAAGGTCGGAACGAGCCGATGCAAGGTACGGAGGAGCAAGGCCGTATCTTCATGAAAGGCTGCCATCTCAAGGATACGGATCTGATCGGCGAGTGCGCGAGGGACAAACTGTGAAGCGTTGCGTGCGATAAAGATTTTGGCGTGCTCGGTGCGCTGATATTCTTCCCCCTCGATAAACAGCTCTTCGTACAGCTTCTCGCCGGGACGGAGGCCGGTAAAGACGATATCAATATCGCGTCCGACCTGTAAACCGGACAACTCGATCATATCGCGCGCGAGATCGACGATGCGGATCGGTTCACCCATATCGAGGACAAACACTTCGCCGCCCTTCCCCAACACCGAGGCTTGGAGTGTCAATTGCACCGCTTCAGGGATGGTCATAAAGAACCGGCGCATCTCCGGATGGGTAACGGTGACCGGACCACCGGCGGCGATCTGCTGCTTGAACGTCAATACGACCGATCCGCGTGAACCGAGCACATTACCGAAACGTACTGCGACGTATGCTCGTCCGGTTAATCGGGCCGCTTCGTGAACCAGCAGCTCGGCTACCCGTTTCGTGGCCCCCATCACACTGGTGGGATTAACAGCTTTGTCGCTCGAGATCATCACAAAGTGGCTCACGTTAACCTGCATTGCCGCGCTCAGGAGATTGCGCGTCCCGAGTACGTTATTGGTCACCGCTTCAGACGGATGCAATTCCATCAACGGCACGTGCTTGTGCGCTGCCGCGTGAAAAACGATCTCGGGTTGGTATTGTTCAAAGATATGCATAACACGCTCGGCAAAGCGAATATCGGCGATGATCGTAGTGAGACGGGTAGCAGACGTTACTTGCCGGCGTAGCTCCTGTTCGATGGTAAACACCGAGTTTTCGCCGTGACCGAGGATTATCAACTCGGCCGGCTCGGCGCGCAGGATCTGACGGCAGAGTTCGGAACCGATCGAGCCACCCCCACCGGTCACCATCACGCGCTTGCCACGCAACAGATTATGGACGGCGACAATGTCGGTCTGCACCGGTTTCCGACGCAATAGGTCTTCAATCTGCACGTTACGCAATTGATTAACGCTAACCTTCCCGTCGAGCATTTCGTAGAGACCGGGCATAATTTTGGTTTTGACCCCGGTTCGCTCACAGAGTTCGACAATGCTACGAATCTCTTTGCCGGTGGCCGAAGGCATCGCGATGATGACCAGATGCGCACTATATTCACGGGCCAGGCGCGGTATGTCGAAGCGATTTCCGAGTACCGGTATGCCATAGATGCACATACCGAACTTAAGCGGGTCATCATCGAGAAACCCAACCGCTACCATACCAAGTTGCGGATTATCACGCAATTCACGCGCGATCATCGTACCAGCCGAGCCGGCACCCATAATCAACACTCGTTGCTGCTTACCGTTGATTTCACCCTTACGCTTGCGCTGCATTAGCTGATGGTGCCAGTGCAGGCGTGATAACAGGCGTGGCCCAATCGTCATAACGAGGTTAAAACAGAAGAAGATAACCGGTACCGACCGCGGGAGGAGAGCCATTGGTATGATACCGGCAACGATGAACGTGGTTGGTGCGGCGATGATCATAGCGAGTGACACCGCCGAAATAAGCAATAGTAGTTCGTCAAGGGAAGCGTAGCGCCAATAGCGTGCATAGACACCCAATTGTCGAAAGACAAAGAGGTGGATCGGTGTGGCAAGCGCTGCCAGTATAAACCAACCCATAAGTGCTGCGCCTGACGGTAATTCGTCAAGACGTACCACAAAGCTCAAGTAGGCGGCAATAGGTAACAAGATCGTATCAAGCAAGAAAAAATAACGATTGCGGGTTGGTGAGGATAATTCGAGCTTCAAGTCGAGCTCCTTTCCGGTTGCTCCTGCTGGAATCAGTACAACACGACTTATCGGTCAGTGAGACAACTA includes the following:
- a CDS encoding polysaccharide biosynthesis protein; translated protein: MKLELSSPTRNRYFFLLDTILLPIAAYLSFVVRLDELPSGAALMGWFILAALATPIHLFVFRQLGVYARYWRYASLDELLLLISAVSLAMIIAAPTTFIVAGIIPMALLPRSVPVIFFCFNLVMTIGPRLLSRLHWHHQLMQRKRKGEINGKQQRVLIMGAGSAGTMIARELRDNPQLGMVAVGFLDDDPLKFGMCIYGIPVLGNRFDIPRLAREYSAHLVIIAMPSATGKEIRSIVELCERTGVKTKIMPGLYEMLDGKVSVNQLRNVQIEDLLRRKPVQTDIVAVHNLLRGKRVMVTGGGGSIGSELCRQILRAEPAELIILGHGENSVFTIEQELRRQVTSATRLTTIIADIRFAERVMHIFEQYQPEIVFHAAAHKHVPLMELHPSEAVTNNVLGTRNLLSAAMQVNVSHFVMISSDKAVNPTSVMGATKRVAELLVHEAARLTGRAYVAVRFGNVLGSRGSVVLTFKQQIAAGGPVTVTHPEMRRFFMTIPEAVQLTLQASVLGKGGEVFVLDMGEPIRIVDLARDMIELSGLQVGRDIDIVFTGLRPGEKLYEELFIEGEEYQRTEHAKIFIARNASQFVPRALADQIRILEMAAFHEDTALLLRTLHRLVPTFKQPMPLPMTEPKPREQAVGEPLWKRQMASD